TCGCTTAGTTGATAGTATTGCTAAAGGAGCTGTTATTGGGTGAAAGTATTTTGCTTAGGTGGAGCAGGTAAAATTTGTCGCGAAGCTATTTTGGATTTAGTTCAATTTTCATCTTTTGAGACGATTACTGTAGCTGATTTTAACGAGGTAGAGGGCCGTAAAGTAGTAGAATGGCTCAACGACCCTCGTGTTGATTTTGTAAAAGTAGATGTAACGAATCACGAGGATACGGTTGCAAAAATGATTGGTTATGACATTGTAATGGACGGTACGACGATAAAACTAAACGGATTGTCGACTCGCTGTATTGCAGAAGCAGGCTGTCACGGTGTGAACTTAAATGGATTTGGTGAAGAAAATGAATCGCATGCTATATTTGTTCAAAATGAAAAAACATGTTTACCTGGATTTGGCATGACGCCAGGTGTAACGCAAATGATGGCAATGCATGCAGCAAATCAACTGGATACTGTAGAGTCCGTCCGTGTAAGTCACGGTTCGTATCGTCCGATTGCTTTTTCTGCTTCAATTACAGAGACAACGACATATGAATATGATCCACATTTACCATCGCGTATAGTGTATGAAGATGGTGAATTTAAGCAAGTACTTCCGTTTGCGCGTCCGAGAGAAATAGAATTGCCAGCGCCTTATGGTAAGGCAACGCAGTATATCATTCCGCATTCTGAAACGATTACGTTAGCAAAGGCACTAGAAAATAAAGGTGTCAAACTGATAGAGACGAGAGGAACTTGGCCAAAGCAAAATATGCAACTTGTACGTGCTTTATATGATTACGGCATATTGCGTAATGATCAGATTGAAATAAACGGGAAAGAAATAGGTATTATGGATTGTATTTCGCAGTATTTATTACAATCGAAAGAAGGACAAGAAACAGAGCTTTATGGATATGCACTTCATGTAGAAGTAATAGGTATGAAAAATAATGAGAAGCAAAGACATGTGTTATATCATACACACCCGTTATCTGATGGTTCTGTTGTAGGATGGGAAAAATTAAGAGCGTATACGAGAAACGTCGGTATTCCATTTGGGATTGCTGCAGAGTTAATTGCAAATGGAAATGTAAATAGGGTGGGTGTTGTTACGCCTGAAGAAGCCTTTGAAAATCCACAATTGATTTTTGATGAGCTAGCAAAGCGTGGTATTCATATTCATGAAGAAGTTGCTACTTACAAAGAAAATTATAACTTTGTATAAGTAAGGAAGTTTATGAGGGAGATATAAATGGGGTGAAGCTATGTCTGTAGTAGGAGAAGAAAGAAAGCGAACCATTCTTGAAAAGGTAGAATTTAAAGGGAAAGTAAAGGTTTCAGAATTAGCGAGAGAATTTGCTGTATCAACAGAAACGATTCGTCGATATTTAGAAGAATTAGATCGTGAAAAGAAGCTGAAAAAAGTGTATGGTGGAGCTGTTCAACTTCCAGGCGCTGGAGTAGAGGCACCAATGTTAGAACGAGAGATGCTGCATATAGAAGAGAAGAAGAGAATTGGGTATAAAGCAGCAACGTTTGTGGAAGATGGAGATGTGATTGCAATTGATGACGGAAGTACACCACTTCAAATGGTGCCATATCTTGTACATCGTAAAAATTTAACGATTGTAACAAGTTCATTTCCAGTAGCGACACAATTAATTTCTTCTATTAATAAAAAGATGTTTCACGGTGAAGTTTTATTTATTGGTGGGAAAGTATCTCCAAAGCATTCACGCGTATCAGGATCTATTTCGCAGCAAGTCATCCAGCAATTCCATTTTCATAAAGCATTTGTTTCGATTGATGGATTATTACCTAGTTTTGGAGTTTCTAGTTTTGAATTGGAAAAGGCGAAACTGTCAGAGGCGATGATGAAATTAGCTGAGAAAACATATATTTTATGTGATCATACGAAGGTAGGCGTGAAAGGGAATTATCGTATAGCAGCAATTTCGCGTATTCAACACGTAATTTGTGATAAAAAAATGCCATATAGCTTTGAAGAAGAACTTATGAAGCATAATATTCAGTGGACAGTTTGTTAAATACAGTGAAAGCACATAAACTCCCGCCTAATTTTTAGGAAGGAGTTTTATTGTCTGCAAATCGTAAA
This genomic interval from Bacillus thuringiensis contains the following:
- a CDS encoding saccharopine dehydrogenase family protein, which translates into the protein MKVFCLGGAGKICREAILDLVQFSSFETITVADFNEVEGRKVVEWLNDPRVDFVKVDVTNHEDTVAKMIGYDIVMDGTTIKLNGLSTRCIAEAGCHGVNLNGFGEENESHAIFVQNEKTCLPGFGMTPGVTQMMAMHAANQLDTVESVRVSHGSYRPIAFSASITETTTYEYDPHLPSRIVYEDGEFKQVLPFARPREIELPAPYGKATQYIIPHSETITLAKALENKGVKLIETRGTWPKQNMQLVRALYDYGILRNDQIEINGKEIGIMDCISQYLLQSKEGQETELYGYALHVEVIGMKNNEKQRHVLYHTHPLSDGSVVGWEKLRAYTRNVGIPFGIAAELIANGNVNRVGVVTPEEAFENPQLIFDELAKRGIHIHEEVATYKENYNFV
- a CDS encoding DeoR/GlpR family DNA-binding transcription regulator, encoding MSVVGEERKRTILEKVEFKGKVKVSELAREFAVSTETIRRYLEELDREKKLKKVYGGAVQLPGAGVEAPMLEREMLHIEEKKRIGYKAATFVEDGDVIAIDDGSTPLQMVPYLVHRKNLTIVTSSFPVATQLISSINKKMFHGEVLFIGGKVSPKHSRVSGSISQQVIQQFHFHKAFVSIDGLLPSFGVSSFELEKAKLSEAMMKLAEKTYILCDHTKVGVKGNYRIAAISRIQHVICDKKMPYSFEEELMKHNIQWTVC